Proteins encoded in a region of the Coffea eugenioides isolate CCC68of chromosome 4, Ceug_1.0, whole genome shotgun sequence genome:
- the LOC113769337 gene encoding uncharacterized protein LOC113769337, with protein MQQNRDLARSRWKDNAYCPRIVDRIQKRMQKATQCFPFKSSDDLYEVSCPYGDHYAVNIKEQSCSCRRWKLTGISCPHAIPALWSAKKDPMQFVSSWYIVEKYLKCYDGCVSPMSGERNWENIGVSDPKPPCTRNQLEGQRNKEEEMQMKRSKQRKSSIPRRK; from the coding sequence ATGCAGCAAAATAGAGACTTGGCTAGATCAAGATGGAAAGACAATGCGTACTGTCCTAGGATCGTTGATAGAATACAAAAAAGAATGCAGAAGGCCACCCAATGCTTTCCTTTCAAGTCAAGTGATGATCTGTATGAGGTTTCCTGCCCATATGGTGATCATTATGCTGTCAACATCAAGGAGCAATCTTGTTCATGCAGGAGATGGAAATTGACAGGAATTTCCTGCCCCCATGCTATACCTGCACTTTGGAGTGCAAAAAAGGATCCAATGCAATTTGTTTCCAGCTGGTATATAGTGGAGAAATACTTGAAGTGTTATGATGGCTGTGTGTCTCCAATGAGTGGGGAAAGAAATTGGGAGAACATTGGTGTAAGTGATCCAAAACCCCCCTGTACAAGAAACCAGTTGGAAGGCcaaagaaacaaagaagaagaaatgcagatGAAGAGGAGCAAGCAAAGGAAAAGCAGTATACCAAGAAGAAAATGA
- the LOC113767670 gene encoding ribulose-phosphate 3-epimerase, chloroplastic — MATAVSSLGSSTLAQSQITGLAVGLRLQKPSLSNPNLPTFTRRRSRTVVKATSRVDKFSKTDIIVSPSILSANFSKLGEQVKAVELAGCDWIHVDVMDGRFVPNITIGPLVVDALRPITDLPLDVHLMIVEPEQRVPDFIKAGADIVSVHCEQSSTIHLHRTLTQIKGLGAKAGVVLNPATPLTTIEYVLDVVDLVLIMSVNPGFGGQSFIESQVKKISDLRRMCVEKGVNPWIEVDGGVGPKNAYKVIEAGANALVAGSAVFGAPDYAEAIKGIKTSKRPVAVAV; from the exons atggcaaCAGCAGTATCTTCTTTGGGTTCATCAACTCTAGCTCAATCCCAAATTACTGGTCTTGCTGTTGGTCTTAGGCTTCAGAAGCCTTCTCTCTCCAATCCCAATTTACCCACTTTCACTAG GAGAAGATCTCGAACTGTTGTGAAAGCAACTTCCAGGGTGGACAAGTTCTCAAAAACTGATATTATTGTTTCACCATCTATCCTTTCTGCCAATTTTTCAAAGCTAGGAGAACAG GTAAAAGCAGTTGAGTTGGCAGGTTGTGATTGGATTCATGTCGATGTCATGGATGGTCGTTTTGTTCCAAATATAACTATTGGACCTCTAGTGGTTGATGCATTGCGCCCTATCACAGACCTTCCATTGGATGTGCATCTG ATGATTGTTGAACCTGAGCAGCGGGTGCCTGATTTTATAAAGGCTGGAGCTGATATAGTTAGCGTCCACTGTGAGCAGTCTTCCACCATCCATTTGCATCGTACACTGACTCAA ATCAAAGGTCTGGGAGCTAAAGCTGGAGTTGTCCTGAACCCTGCAACCCCATTGACCACAATAGAATATGTACTTGATG TGGTTGATCTAGTATTGATCATGTCGGTGAATCCTGGGTTTGGTGGTCAGAGCTTTATTGAGAGCCAAGTGAAGAAAATTTCAGACTTGCGAAGAATGTGCGTTGAGAAG GGTGTGAATCCATGGATTGAGGTAGATGGTGGAGTTGGTCCTAAAAATGCTTATAAG GTGATTGAGGCTGGTGCAAATGCTTTAGTTGCTGGTTCCGCTGTCTTTGGTGCTCCAGATTATGCTGAAG CTATTAAAGGAATTAAAACCAGCAAAAGGCCAGTTGCTGTTGCTGTTTGA
- the LOC113769338 gene encoding galactoside 2-alpha-L-fucosyltransferase-like, translating into MIRRFKGNSTTDQTNPVESQNDIVFWDVSSVLKDSSSDGFWTLADARLPNVKPPQKVNFASGDIIEQTTFRQPVEVPQDKLLGGLLPAGLDEKSCLSRYQSVLYRKKNIHQPSSHLISRLRNYESQHKRCGPYTESYNRTLKYLNSNQYNSSTGCNYVVWLSFSGLGNRILSLASAFLYALLTNRVLLVDRGLDIPDLFCEPFPDVSWLLPSDFPLTDKFSSFNQKSPESYGNMLKNNVFANSVSSSLPAYVYLHLVHDYDEHDKLFFCDQDQTVLRQVPWLILKTDNYFIPSLFLIPSFEQELHNLFPEKGTVLHHLCRYLLNPTNSVWGLITRYYNAYLATADEKIGIQIRVFEAGPGPYQYVSDQILACVIKENLLPQINKNLPIINPPGKPKIKAVLITSLSSGYFEALRNMYWEHPTITGEIIELFQPSHEVYQQTEKQMHNRKAWAEMYLLSLMDKLVTSSWSTFGYVAQSLGGLRPWILYKVENQTAPDPPCQRALSMEPCFHAPPFYDCKRKMGTDTGKIVPNVQHCEDMSWGLKLFDG; encoded by the exons ATGATCAGGAGGTTTAAGGGCAACTCCACTACTGATCAAACCAATCCTGTGGAGTCTCAAAACGACATTGTTTTTTGGGATG TATCCTCAGTTTTGAAGGATTCTTCTTCTGATGGCTTCTGGACTCTTGCTGATGCTAGGCTTCCTAATGTTAAACCACCCCAAAAAG TGAATTTTGCTTCAGGGGACATTATAGAACAGACCACTTTTCGGCAGCCTGTTGAAGTACCTCAAGATAAGCTTCTAGGTGGCCTTCTTCCAGCAGGATTAGATGAAAAGTCATGCCTTAGTAGGTATCAATCAGTCTTATATcgcaaaaaaaatatacatcaGCCTTCTTCTCATCTCATCTCTAGGTTACGAAACTATGAATCACAGCATAAACGATGTGGACCATACACGGAGTCCTACAACAGAACCTTGAAATATCTTAACTCTAACCAATACAACAGTTCCACAGGCTGCAATTATGTTGTCTGGCTTTCCTTCAGTGGTTTAGGAAACAGAATACTCTCTTTGGCATCTGCTTTCCTTTATGCACTCCTCACAAATAGAGTTCTACTTGTTGATCGTGGATTAGACATTCCAGATCTTTTCTGCGAACCATTTCCAGATGTATCATGGTTACTTCCCTCTGATTTCCCACTTACGGATAAGTTCAGTAGCTTCAATCAGAAATCTCCTGAGAGTTATGGGAATATGCTGAAAAATAATGTGTTTGCCAATTCAGTTAGTTCTTCACTGCCAGCATATGTCTATCTCCATCTAGTTCATGACTATGATGAACATGACAAGCTTTTCTTCTGTGATCAAGATCAAACTGTTCTCCGGCAAGTACCTTGGCTGATTTTGAAAACagataattattttatcccttcTCTTTTTCTGATCCCATCTTTTGAGCAAGAATTACATAATCTCTTTCCAGAGAAAGGAACTGTCTTGCATCATTTATGCCGGTATCTCTTAAATCCAACAAACTCTGTTTGGGGGCTGATCACTAGGTATTACAATGCTTATTTAGCCACAGCAGATGAAAAGATAGGCATACAAATAAGAGTCTTTGAAGCAGGTCCTGGTCCATATCAGTATGTGTCAGATCAGATTTTGGCTTGTGTGATCAAGGAGAATCTGCTACCACAAATCAATAAGAACCTACCTATCATCAATCCACCTGGAAAACCAAAGATTAAAGCTGTGCTAATCACATCTTTGAGTTCTGGATACTTTGAGGCACTGAGAAACATGTACTGGGAACATCCAACTATCACAGGAGAAATCATTGAACTATTTCAGCCAAGTCATGAAGTGTATCAACAAACCGAGAAGCAGATGCACAATAGGAAAGCATGGGCAGAAATGTACCTGCTGAGCTTGATGGATAAGTTGGTCACAAGCTCATGGTCAACCTTCGGTTATGTTGCTCAAAGTCTTGGAGGATTGAGACCATGGATTCTTTACAAGGTCGAGAATCAGACGGCTCCGGATCCACCTTGTCAGCGTGCTTTGTCGATGGAACCTTGTTTCCATGCCCCACCTTTTTATgattgcaaaagaaaaatggggACTGACACAGGAAAAATTGTTCCTAATGTGCAACATTGTGAAGATATGAGCTGGGGTCTTAAACTTTTTGACGGATAA
- the LOC113767407 gene encoding galactoside 2-alpha-L-fucosyltransferase-like, producing MDCLEMTKLKSNFSNDDQIKPHEGPAKDTIFRSQEARCSENPIKVFGIFVGCFMGFFVMFSVLKNPSSSEARLLDSRPFGKGDAVVDIPKQNIVKRDNFPEPVEKPQDKLLGGLLPAGLDEKSCLSRYQSVLYRKQQSGRPSSHLISRLRGYEALHKRCGPFTDSYNRTLEYLKSSSHGEDTNSTGCKYIVWIHPIQGLGNRILSLASAFLYALLTDRVLLVDPGGYIPDLFCEPFPGVSWLLPSDFPIAEKFNSFDKKSPESYGNLLKTNVLHNSTLYSLPPFIYLHLLHDYDKGDMLFFCDQDQAILKEVPWMILKSNNYFIPSLFLIPSFEQELNDLFPEKGAVFHYLGQYLFHPTNSVWGLITRYYNTYLAKADEKIGIQIRVLETETGPFKYVLDQVLACVMKENLLPQVNEKEDLMVPYGRPNKTRAVLMTSLNSGYFEAIRDIYWEHPTITGEVIEVYQPSNEEYQHTENQMHNMKTWAEIYLLSLTDKLVTSAWSTFGYVAQSLGGLKPWILYMPENRTTPDPPCQHALSMEPCFHAPPTYDCKEKGGIDTSKLSPHVQHCEDRSWGLKLVDGDNRL from the exons ATGGACTGTCTAGAGATGACAAAGTTGAAGAGCAACTTCAGTAATGATGACCAAATAAAGCCTCACGAGGGTCCTGCAAAAGACACCATTTTCAGGAGTCAAGAAGCAAGATGCTCTGAGAATCCAATCAAAGTATTTGGGATTTTCGTCGGTTGCTTCATGGGATTCTTTGTTATGTTCTCAGTATTGAAGAATCCTTCATCTTCTGAAGCCAGGCTTCTTGATTCCAGACCTTTTGGAAAAG GTGATGCTGTGGTTGATATTCCGAAACAGAATATAGTTAAAAGAGACAATTTTCCCGAGCCTGTTGAGAAACCACAGGATAAGCTTCTTGGTGGTCTTCTACCTGCAGGATtggatgaaaaatcatgtttaaGTAGGTATCAATCGGTCTTGTACCGCAAGCAACAAAGTGGCCGGCCTTCTTCCCATCTTATCTCTAGATTACGCGGATATGAAGCCTTGCATAAACGATGTGGACCATTCACAGATTCCTACAACAGAACTTTGGAATATCTCAAGTCAAGCAGCCATGGTGAAGACACCAATTCCACAGGTTGCAAGTACATTGTCTGGATTCACCCAATCCAAGGTTTAGGAAACAGAATACTTAGTTTGGCATCTGCTTTTCTTTATGCTCTGCTAACAGATAGAGTCCTACTTGTTGATCCTGGTGGCTACATACCTGATCTTTTTTGTGAACCATTTCCTGGGGTTTCCTGGTTGCTTCCCTCTGATTTCCCAATTGCAGAAAAGTTCAATAGCTTTGACAAAAAATCTCCTGAAAGCTATGGTAATTTGCTGAAAACCAATGTTCTCCACAATTCAACTTTGTATTCACTGCCACCATTTATCTATCTCCATCTACTTCATGACTATGATAAAGGTGACATGCTTTTCTTCTGTGATCAAGATCAAGCTATTCTCAAAGAAGTACcttggatgattttgaagtCAAATAACTATTTTATCCCATCTCTCTTTTTGATCCCATCTTTTGAGCAAGAACTGAATGATCTCTTTCCTGAGAAAGGAGCTGTATTCCATTACTTAGGCCAGTATCTCTTTCATCCAACAAACTCTGTCTGGGGGCTAATTACCAGGTATTACAACACTTACTTAGCCAAAGCAGATGAAAAGATAGGCATCCAGATAAGAGTCCTTGAAACAGAAACTGGTCCTTTTAAGTATGTTTTGGATCAAGTTTTGGCTTGTGTAATGAAGGAGAATCTACTGCCACAAGTCAATGAGAAAGAAGATCTAATGGTTCCATATGGGAGACCTAATAAAACTAGAGCTGTCTTGATGACATCTTTAAACTCTGGATATTTTGAGGCAATAAGAGATATATATTGGGAACATCCAACTATCACAGGAGAAGTGATTGAAGTATACCAGCCAAGCAATGAAGAGTACCAACATACTGAGAATCAGATGCACAACATGAAAACATGGGCTGAAATTTATCTTCTGAGCTTGACAGATAAGTTGGTCACAAGCGCATGGTCAACTTTTGGTTATGTTGCCCAAAGTCTTGGAGGTCTGAAGCCATGGATACTTTATATGCCTGAGAATCGTACTACACCAGATCCACCGTGTCAACATGCTTTGTCAATGGAACCATGTTTCCATGCCCCTCCAACTTATGACTGCAAAGAGAAGGGAGGGATTGACACCAGTAAACTTTCCCCTCATGTCCAGCATTGTGAAGATAGGAGCTGGGGTCTTAAACTTGTTGATGGAGACAATCGTTTGTGA
- the LOC113769339 gene encoding uncharacterized protein LOC113769339: MADGTRMKTMEEQLHRQDNRIQGILESMAADKQSMEDRLDAVSVELSNKLDASMAAISQQLSNLNRGNQKKGILGSPEVSHSRSSEMVNREQGERNVRSTFYASTPKLEIPAFRGDNPREWIRKLQKYFQLLHIPREQWMELAEFHLEERAEVWYQGFRSTRGNKVDWEEFSGELCKRFGALGQMDPVEEFNKLQLSSTVLAYQEKFEELLSEVIIRAPQLPENYSISCFLSGLPDELRSMVKTHDPKTLSKAFELAKLQENAFEAYHRKHKPHQKAIALGSTTQTAAQYTVPHTKPVTANAVKKQSPQNFKRTTPTELQKEIHLIVAIEDSPDDLEKGEVIEYQGTICQRSGNGNTCTNEEDDLQYHQTARAVQRNFPINSGGWRKYSWLCQKYCGLTLSRDGSAYQTFQGQGSQWGSEYLTCNKMIPNMSWEMQGKQFTHDMFIINLEPYDMIIGVDWMAAHSPITFDFRQLNMTFAEKGERVLLQGESKEVVLKFPRNNSEKEGLSTRIWKHACGLKMNGTQINTVTQLDINFQQSLDALLADYKDVFGEPKSLPPSRNCDHHIPLVPNAKPFKLAPYRYPHNQKNEIEKQVKDMLSSGIIQLSHSLFASPVLLVKKKDGTWRFCVDYRQLNGLTIKDKFPIPIIDDLIDELYGAKLFSKIDLRAGYHQIRMFLADIPKIAFKTHLGLYEFTVMPFGLINTPATFQSLMNHVFEPYLRKFVLLFFDDIC; this comes from the exons ATGGCAGATGGAACAAGGATGAAGACAATGGAGGAACAACTCCACAGGCAAGACAATAGGATTCAAGGAATTTTGGAATCCATGGCAGCAGACAAGCAAAGCATGGAGGATAGGTTGGATGCAGTAAGTGTTGAGCTGAGCAATAAGCTCGATGCGTCCATGGCAGCCATTTCTCAGCAGCTCTCCAATTTGAATCGTGGAAATCAGAAGAAAGGAATATTAGGTTCTCCAGAGGTAAGTCACTCTAGGAGCTCAGAAATGGTGAATAGAGAGCAAGGAGAGAGGAATGTCAGGAGTACCTTCTATGCTAGCACACCTAAATTGGAAATTCCAGCATTTAGAGGAGACAATCCAAGAGAGTGGATCAGGAAACTTCAGAAGTATTTCCAGCTTCTACACATTCCCAGGGAACAGTGGATGGAGTTGGCAGAATTCCACTTAGAGGAGAGGGCTGAAGTGTGGTATCAAGGATTCAGGTCTACTAGGGGTAACAAGGTGGATTGGGAGGAGTTCTCTGGAGAATTGTGTAAGAGGTTTGGAGCCTTAGGACAAATGGATCCAGTGGAGGAATTTAATAAGTTGCAACTCTCCTCCACAGTCCTAGCCTATCAAGAAAAATTTGAGGAGCTGCTATCAGAGGTAATAATTCGAGCCCCACAACTCCCAGAAAACTATTCCATTTCCTGCTTTTTGAGTGGACTGCCAGATGAATTGAGATCAATGGTGAAAACTCATGATCCTAAGACATTATCCAAAGCATTTGAGTTGGCCAAACTGCAGGAGAATGCCTTTGAAGCCTACCACAGGAAGCACAAACCTCATCAGAAGGCCATTGCCTTGGGGAGTACCACACAGACTGCTGCTCAGTACACTGTGCCGCATACCAAACCTGTCACTGCCAATGCTGTCAAGAAACAGTCACCTCAGAACTTCAAGAGAACCACACCAACAGAACT ACAGAAAGAGATCCATCTGATTGTAGCAATAGAAGATAGTCCTGATGATTTGGAGAAAGGGGAGGTGATTGAGTACCAAGGGACAATCTGCCAAAGGAGTGGAAATGGCAATACATGCACTAACGAGGAAGATGACTTACAATACCATCAAACTGCAAGGGCTGTTCAAAGGAACTTCCCTATCAATTCtggtggatggaggaagtacTCATGGCTTTGTCAAAAATACTGTGGCTTAACTCTATCCAGGGATGGTTCAGCCTATCAAACCTTTCAAGGTCAAGGTAGCCAATGGGGATCGGAGTACTTGACCTGTAACAAGATGATTCCAAACATGAGCTGGGAAATGCAAGGTAAAcaattcactcatgacatgtttATCATTAACTTGGAGCCTTATGATATGATCATAGGAGTAGACTGGATGGCTGCACACAGCCCCATCACCTTTGACTTCAGGCAGTTGAACATGACATTTGCTGAGAAAGGGGAAAGGGTCTTGCTACAAGGGGAGTCTAAGGAGGTCGTTCTCAAATTTCCTAGAAATAATTCTGAGAAAGAGGGACTGAGCACCAGAATTTGGAAGCATGCCTGTGGACTGAAGATGAATGGAACTCAGATAAACACTGTAACTCAGTTGGATATTAATTTTCAACAATCCCTAGATGCTTTACTTGCAGACTACAAGGATGTATTTGGAGAACCAAAATCCCTTCCCCCTTCCAGAAACTGTGACCACCATATTCCCTTAGTGCCAAATGCCAAACCATTCAAGTTAGCACCTTATAGGTACCCTCACAACCagaaaaatgaaatagaaaAGCAGGTAAAAGACATGCTCAGTAGTGGCATTATTCAGCTTAGCCATAGTCTGTTTGCATCTCCAGTTCTATTggtgaaaaagaaagatggaactTGGAGATTTTGTGTTGATTACAGACAACTAAATGGCCTGACTATCAAGGATAAATTTCCAATACCAATCATTGATGATTTAATCGATGAACTGTATGGAGCTAAGCTCTTCTCTAAGATTGATCTAAGAGCTGGTTACCATCAGATCAGAATGTTCCTTGCTGACATTCCAAAAATTGCCTTCAAAACTCACCTTGGACTGTATGAGTTCACTGTCATGCCATTTGGTCTTATCAATACACCTGCAACCTTCCAAAGCCTAATGAACCATGTATTCGAACCTTACCTGAGGAAATTTGTGCTATTATTCTTTGATGATATCTGttaa